A genomic segment from Sparus aurata chromosome 10, fSpaAur1.1, whole genome shotgun sequence encodes:
- the LOC115589443 gene encoding uncharacterized protein LOC115589443, which translates to MFKLYVLLVLFFRGYGSLLYANPGHNVTLPCFYNSGSQLCWYKQVAGEQPQIIASFYKSSHNIFYNQFKDDKRFSVHTGEGVYHLHIASVRESDSAMYFCGQTGFPVPKFDQGIFLVLNDSNRRSFLKQPASDSVQPGGSVTLNCTLHSGTGDGEHSVYWFKKDSQNSNLGILYVHENSSSECVKSPESPAQCVYSLSKRNVSLSDAGTYYCAVASCGKILYGKGTRLDVGGEQHTLKKKKKL; encoded by the exons ATGTTCAAGTTGTATGTGCTCTTGGTTCTTTTCTTTAGAGGCT ATGGCTCTCTGCTCTACGCGAACCCTGGACACAATGTGACTTTGCCGTGTTTCTACAACAGTGGCTCACAACTGTGCTGGTACAAGCAGGTTGCAGGGGAGCAACCTCAAATAATCGCTTCTTTCTACAAATCCTCACACAACATCTTTTATAACCAGTTTAAAGATGACAAACGGTTTTCAGTTCATACTGGAGAAGGCGTCTACCATCTGCACATCGCTTCTGTCCGGGAGTCAGACTCAGCTATGTACTTCTGTGGACAGACTGGATTTCCAGTCCCTAAATTTGATCAAGGAATATTTTTGGTGTTAAATG ATTCTAATCGCAGGTCTTTCCTCAAGCAGCCGGCCTCCGACTCTGTGCAGCCGGGAGGCTCCGTGACTCTGAACTGCACGCTGCACAGTGGAACCGGTGACGGAGAGCACAGCGTTTACTGGTTCAAAAAAGATTCACAAAACTCCAACTTGGGAATCTTGTACGTCCAcgaaaacagcagcagtgagtgtgtaaAGAGCCCGGAGTCTCCTGCacagtgtgtgtacagtttaTCCAAGAGGAACGTGAGTCTGTCTGATGCTGGGACGTATTACTGTGCCGTGGCCTCATGCGGAAAGATTCTGTATGGGAAAGGAACCAGACTGGATGTCGGAGGTGAGCAACAtacgctaaaaaaaaaaaaaaaactctaa